A window of Chryseobacterium scophthalmum genomic DNA:
CAAATCGATGCGCGGCGAATAGGAACAATTGGCTATTTAGATGTCAGTATAATTTGTTCAACACCTATCACTTCAAGCTACGTAATACTGAATCTTTCAAAACCATTACGGGATTTAGGTTTTATGTCGGATGGCAGTGTGGGTTCACTGAGCAATATTTTAGTAAGTGGGAACTCAAATGGAATTAGTTCAGGAGTAGAGCAGGGCATTATTTCATTAACGAACGTTGATTTCAATCTACTTCTTTGGAAAAATCAAATCGAAAAATTTACCGGTACCATAAAGGGCATGACCACTTTTCCGATTAATTATCTGAATGTAATTGAATGATAAATAAGACGGATATTAAGAAGAAACATTACATTAAAATAAGGATTTCCATCATCCAAAAAGAAAAGTGGAAAAAAGCCTGTTCAGAAAAAAAAATCTCTTTAACAAGTCTAATTGTTAATTCTGTTGAAAATAGGCTTATGGACAACGAGAGAAGAAAAGTATTAGCGTTCATAGAAAAGCAGGATAACATATTCGGAAAGATTGAAAACAATATCAATCAGGTAGCAAAAATAGCAAATAGTCAAAAGTTTATCAGCGAAAATGAAATCAGAAAATTTTCGAATAAGTTATCAGAGATCATAATTCTGAAGAAAGAACAGAACGAAATGTTTACAAAAATCTACGCAATGCTATCAAGATGATTGTTAAGATTATGGATCCGGCAGGTCCCAGTTTTCCAGGAGTTCATTATAACGATAAGAAAATTGACAAAGGAACCGGAGAATTAATGCTGATGAAAAATTTTCCTTCCTTCATTAACGAATCAAGCAGCAAGGAGGAAGTAAGAAACTATTTGAGAGCTATTTCGATTGGAAACAAAAAAGTATTAAAGCCTCAATTTCATGCGATGATCTCTACGAAATTTCAAGGACATTCGAAAGAAGAGCTAACTAAGATCGCTGAGAATTTTATGGATGAAATGAAATATGGAGGACAGCCTTTCATTGTAGTTTTTCATAGTGACACCGATAATAATCACGCTCATATAGTTACTACAAGAGTCGATAAACAGACAGGGAAAAAGATCAATGATAGTTATGAAAGGCTTAAAGCCCAAAAAGCTTTAAGCGTTACAATTGAAAAATTGTATGGTCAGAAACCGGAAGAAGAACTTGGCAAACTGTTGAACTATAAAATAAGTTCGCTCAATCAGTTGGAAACTTTACTCAGCAGAAATGGTTATAAGATAGGCAAAAACACAGATGATATAAATTCTTTTAACATTTTAAAAAACGGAGTAATACAGCAAACACTTTCAGGAAATCAGATTGTTTTTGATAACAGTAAAAATGATAAAAGGGCAAAGCAGATCAAAGCCATATTAAGCAAATACAAACAATTGTATTCCACCAAGGTTTTCAAGGTGGAAGATGACAGAAAAAAGGAGTCAATGCTCCCAAAAGAAAAATTACGAGAAAATAATTTAAAAATAAAAATCAGTTTTGAAAGTGAACTCCAAAAGAAGCTGAAAGATGTTTTCGGGATCGATGTGGTTTTCCATCATAAAGAAGATAAAAATCCTTTTGGCTACACCGTGATCGACCATAAAACAGGAAAAGTCTATAAAGGAAGTGATCTACTGAAAATGAATGAAGTGTTTGAATTTACTTCTGACAAGCTAGATAAGAAGACTTTTGAAATCCTGAAAGATTATAATATTCCGAACCAGGAATCAAAAAAAATATTGCTTGAATTTTTAAATAAAAAATATCCGGAAATAGAGATCAAGGGCTTTATGCTTTTTGAAAACCGAGGAAAGAAAGATTTGGAAACCTATCGAAAAGTTCAGTTTGAAGTCAAAAGTTTCATTAAAAATCAAAAAAACACAAATGATGAAAAAAAGGATATTTCCATAACCAGGGCTGAAGACGGAAAGCTGTATGCGGTTCATACTCGGTTCCATTATATCGGAGAGCTCCAATCATTAATTGGGGAAAAGGAGTATCAAAAATTTCTGAATCCGACAGGCGTAAATGAAGTGCAGGCAGAAAACCGGACTGAAAATAATGAGAAAACAAAATTAAACAAAGCAGTTGATGAACTGCTGTTTGAGTTGATGAAAAGTTCAGGAACTGCAAAAGACCCTGTCGAAAATGAGCTCAAAAAAAGACGAAAAAAAAGACGATAAAATGATGGTTGTCGGCTGATATAAAAATCATCTTCGGTCCAACAACAATCAGTTAGAAACATAAACTAAATCCAATGATCATAACATTTGCTACACAAAAAGGAGGAACCGGAAAAACAACTTTAGCCATCGCTTTTGCCAATTACATTTCGGCAATTTCGGAAAGGAAAATCAATGTTTTTGATTTTGATTATCAGAAATCATTTTACTACAAATGGAAAGATGATGAATTATCGGAAAGTCCGAAATTGTATGAAGTGGAAATTATTGGCGATGATGACCAACAGCCATTTTCAGACTTTGAGACCCTCATTAATTTAAAAGATAGCGATGACATCAACCTTTTTGACTTGGCAGGAACACTCGATGCAAAATATAGCGATCTGCTCATTTACAGTGATTTTATCGTGATCCCGTTTGAGTATTCAGATGTTTCTGTCAAGTCCACATTGGTCTTTATCAATATGCTGGGACTATTGGAAAGTGAGGCTGAAAGAGTATTTATCCGTTCCAAGTATGATAAAGGCTACAAGTATCTGAATCAGGAAGGAATGGACATTGAGCTGAAAAAATTCGGATTGCTACTGGAAAATCCTGTATTCAAAAAAAACTGTCTACAAAAGATTGATACCAGAAAGCTGACCTACGAACAAAAATATGGGGTAAGAAAATCTTTCGATGAATTGATAGAATATATTAATCAAACATTGAAGATCACCCTTTGAAATAAAAAATATACCTAAGTATTAATCTCTATAACCTCAGTAAAAATGATAAAAATCTCGCTTTGCATCTTGGCTGTTTATCTGACGTATTACGCCGGAAATATTTTATACGATCTGTTTCTGAAAAAAGAAAAAGAAATCTATAAAGAAGAGACGGAGGAATTTTCATTGTCCGAAATTTCTGAACAGTACGAAGATCTTACTGCAACTATAGGGATTGAAGATGTAGAAAATCTCAACACTCCCAAGTCCTTTAATAAAAATGCAATCCATTCTGATATCACTGAAGGAAACGAAGAACGACAAGATCTGGAGTATTTGAGGGAAATATTTGAATCTGAACAAGATCTGGATGAACCGGGCATTGCACTAAAAAAAGATTCCACGGAAATCGAAAACCAATCACATCCTGAAAAAGCTGAAACAATCGAAGTAGATTTTGACCAGACGGAAAAAATATCAGCCGAAAAGGAAAATCAGAAACCTAACGAAGTGATTCGCGAAAACCCAATCACAGTTAGTGCAGACCAGGAAACTTCCAGAATAAAAGAATGGAAGGCGATGCTTAATCTTTCTGAAACCCTGGTTCAAATGGTTGTGAACTACGACGGATACAAAGTTTATCAATCCACGATGTAGTTAGCCAACTTAAACAAAATCTAACGTACTGAATATTAGACTTAACAGCGGATTTACATTCGTTGTCCGGGACTTCCATGCCCAAAATTTAACACTCAAATGATTATTAACCCTTTATAAAATTTTTGAATTATGATGAAAAATTATTTCACAAAAAACGTGACAACAAAAAAAGTTTTAACCCTAGCCTTGGCACTTATGGCGATAACTCCCGCATTTGCCCAAGGTGGAGCAACGGCAATCTCGAATGCAGCAAGTGATATCACTGATTATTGGGATCCGGTCAAGCTGATCTTGAAAGCAGTAGGAGGATTGGTCGGTTTTATCGGAGGTCTCCGAGTGTATAACAAATGGACCAATGGTGATCAGGATGTCAACAAAGAGATCCTTGGTTATGGAGGAGCAATGATTTTCTTGATTGTCGTTCCTGAATTCGTAACAGCATTCTTTGCCTAATATGGGATTCTACCTTTATAAGGGGCTCAAAAAGCCCCTTGTATTCTTCGGACTCAAAGGAAAATACATCTTTTATGCAGTCGGCGTCATCGGAGGCGGGGTCATATCAGCATTGGTACTCTCAAAGTTCGGTCTCTTAGGCTCTTTATTGGGTCTTGCAGTCACCGCAGGCGGAGTTTATCTCATCTTCAGAAGACAGGACAAATATGGTTTGTATGACAAAACCAAAAACTTCGATCAGATCTTAATTTTTCCAAAAAGGTTACATAATAATAAACTTTTAAAGAATGGCAACAATAAAAAAACAAGCCTTTAGCATCCCATTTATTGGATATGATCAGGGAAAAGATTTCAATTGGGATTTTGATGTTCTTTTCGGACAGTACGGGAATCCTATTATCGGGATCAAAATAAAAAATATTGTTGAGCAATATTCGGCAGACCCGGATAGCTATCTCAATTTCCACACGGTTTTAAATCAGGTGGTATCAATCATTGGAGAAGGAAGAATTGTTCAGAAGCTCGATATCTTTTCCAAGAAGAAATATGCTGCCGAGCAATCCAACCAATTTCTACAACAAAAATATTCGGAGCATTTTGAGGGCAGACTTTTCAAAACTATTGAGACCGTACTTCTCTTTACTGATATTGTAGATGATAAGCTGAAAAAGAAAATGAAGCATTATCATTTTTCTGATAAAAGCTATAAGGAACTACGGGATAAATGCCAGAAAGTTTTGATGCTATTAAAACAGAACAATTGTGAACCTGAGTTTTTATTTGAGAAAGATTTTGAGTACTACATTTCCGGGGTTCTATCGATGCAGTTTTCCGAATCTCCAACATTTGATAATATAAAGAGTACCAACGAATTTTTACAAATAGGAAAAAGGTTTGTAAAAAACATCTCTTACGTGGATGTCGAAAACATCGATTTACCATCGGAAATTGAACCTTATTCTATTCTCGGCGGCAATGGTGCCGCAGCAGAAACAGCAGTAGATAATTTTAGTTTTATCAATGAACTGGAAGACTACGAAACGATTGTCTACAATCAGATCATTACCATTCCGCTTCAGGCACAACAGCAAAGGGAGCTTGATAAAAAAAAGAAAAAGCACGAAGGAGCAGCCAATAATTCTCCTTCCAATGCGATCATAGCAGATGAAATTCAGACCCTGCTTCATAATATAGCGATTGATGGACAGCTCGTTGTGAATGCCCATTTTTCCATCCTTTTTTCAGCACAGACATTGGAAAAAATGGAGAACATTCAGTCGATGATTGAAAATAAGCTTTTTACGAAAGGAATCATCGTTTCTAAAAATGCCTACAACCAATTGGAACTCTGGCGAGCAGCCATTCCGGGCAATGGAACAGAACTGAGGGAATACGATTTATTTATGACGACAAGCGAAGCGGCCTTGTGTTTTTTTTTAAAGAAAGTTACCCGGTCAATGAAGAATCCAATTTCTATTTAAGATTTACCGATAGACAAGGCGTTCCGCTAAAAGTAGATCCTTCGGATTTACCGATGAAAACCGGAAGAATTAATAACAGAAATAAGTTCGTTCTCGGACCTAGTGGGTCAGGCAAAAGTTTTTTGATGAACAATATTATCGAGCAGTATTTGACCTGCAATTATGATGTAGTGATTGTTGATACAGGAGATTCTTATTCGGGAACCTGCAAATATAAGGGAGGAAGATACATCCAATACACCGAAGAAAAACCGATTACTATGAATCCTTTTCTGATGGATAAGAAAGAATTTAACATTGAGAAAATTGAATTTTTAACCAACCTGATCTTCCTTATCTGGCAAGGTCCGGATTCTTCAATGTCATCCGCACAAAAATCCATTTTAGACAATGTGTTGATGTCGTATTACCATCAGTATTTCAACTCAGGAACACAGTGGTATGAAAATAAAACTTCTGAAGAACTCATTCTCTATCTGAGTAAATATAACATACACGAAGATGATCTTTTTTATGAATATGAAAACGAAGCCAAAGGACAGCATACTTACTATGACATTTTGGGAATTACTTTCGATGCCAGTTCCGATGAAATAAAGGAAGCGGGAAGAAAATTATTGAAATTTTATCATCCCGACAAGAATATCAATAACCCGGAATATGAAAGCGAAAATTTCTATAAAGTTTATGAAGCGTATGACACTCTGAACGATGAAGAAAGAAGGAAAATATATAATGAGACGCAGTTGATTTTAATCAAGTCGAACGATATCATCAAGCAGCCTGGATCAGCTGAAGAATGGAACGAATCCTTTAGAAAAGCGATCATCAGGAAAATC
This region includes:
- a CDS encoding DUF4133 domain-containing protein — encoded protein: MGFYLYKGLKKPLVFFGLKGKYIFYAVGVIGGGVISALVLSKFGLLGSLLGLAVTAGGVYLIFRRQDKYGLYDKTKNFDQILIFPKRLHNNKLLKNGNNKKTSL
- a CDS encoding relaxase/mobilization nuclease domain-containing protein produces the protein MIVKIMDPAGPSFPGVHYNDKKIDKGTGELMLMKNFPSFINESSSKEEVRNYLRAISIGNKKVLKPQFHAMISTKFQGHSKEELTKIAENFMDEMKYGGQPFIVVFHSDTDNNHAHIVTTRVDKQTGKKINDSYERLKAQKALSVTIEKLYGQKPEEELGKLLNYKISSLNQLETLLSRNGYKIGKNTDDINSFNILKNGVIQQTLSGNQIVFDNSKNDKRAKQIKAILSKYKQLYSTKVFKVEDDRKKESMLPKEKLRENNLKIKISFESELQKKLKDVFGIDVVFHHKEDKNPFGYTVIDHKTGKVYKGSDLLKMNEVFEFTSDKLDKKTFEILKDYNIPNQESKKILLEFLNKKYPEIEIKGFMLFENRGKKDLETYRKVQFEVKSFIKNQKNTNDEKKDISITRAEDGKLYAVHTRFHYIGELQSLIGEKEYQKFLNPTGVNEVQAENRTENNEKTKLNKAVDELLFELMKSSGTAKDPVENELKKRRKKRR
- a CDS encoding ParA family protein — encoded protein: MIITFATQKGGTGKTTLAIAFANYISAISERKINVFDFDYQKSFYYKWKDDELSESPKLYEVEIIGDDDQQPFSDFETLINLKDSDDINLFDLAGTLDAKYSDLLIYSDFIVIPFEYSDVSVKSTLVFINMLGLLESEAERVFIRSKYDKGYKYLNQEGMDIELKKFGLLLENPVFKKNCLQKIDTRKLTYEQKYGVRKSFDELIEYINQTLKITL
- a CDS encoding DUF4134 domain-containing protein; translation: MKNYFTKNVTTKKVLTLALALMAITPAFAQGGATAISNAASDITDYWDPVKLILKAVGGLVGFIGGLRVYNKWTNGDQDVNKEILGYGGAMIFLIVVPEFVTAFFA